GGCATGTATTACATGATGCCATTTTTCTTCTACAGATTGGCATGCTCATTCCTGTCGAGCATGGCTCATGCCCCGACTCACTGAATCAAGACAAACTCCTTGGACCCTGATTCCCTATTCAGCAAAATGGACACAAGCCATGTGGTCTGTCTCACCTGTGCTTGTGACAACTCAATGCATGATGGATGTGAAGGCCCTTTGGGAACAGAAGCACCAACTAGATCTTGCCCAGGACGGTTGTCAAGCACAGCTGGAGGGAGGAGTGGAGACTGAATGGGGACACTGGTTCCCAAAGGCATGTGTAGAAGGGAATTCCCACTGAGAGCGATGTCAGTGGATTCTCTGTGTGTCTTAGGCTGGGGGTGGACTCTGTGTTTTGGGGTAAGCTGAATGCTTTGGACCACCATTACACAGCGGGAGGAATCTCTCACCAGTCCTCCTTACCTGCCTCCTCGTCTCCCTTTGTCTATCTGGCAGTTGCCATTTGCCAAGCCCATCTTCACTGCAGTGCTGTTGGAAAGGAGCTCTAGATTGTCACATGGAGAACAAGGGCCACCCTTTGCTGTGACCTTCAGATTTCTCCAATCATCTTTGGACCCCATGCGTTCATGGGTCTCCCTATTGTCCCCTGCCATGCTGGAGGAAGAGCTGTGCTTCCTTCTGCCCCAGGCTGCTCAACCGAACCCCAGGCTTCCCTGTCCTCCATCCctgtctttctcccttctttgCCTATTCCCTCTCCTCCCATGCCAGAGATGCTTAAGTCTCCTCTGTCTTTAAACAGGTCTCTTTTTACCCACTCTTTTGCTCCTTTTTCTGCAGGCTAAATTGCAGGGAGCAGCGTCTCCTCTCAGCAACTCCCCATCCATCCCCATCCACTGCCTTGCCCACTGCAGCAGGCCCCATGGGGCTCCCCTTGCTTGGCCAGCAGTGCTCCTGGAGGGCTCCAGAGACTTCTGAAGCACCGGATCCAGGGTCTTTTCCAGTGTCCATCCCCTGGTCCCCTAGGTAGTGCTGGGAACTTCTGCCCTGCCTTCCTTCGAGCTTTCTCTTCTCACCAGGTCTTCAGCCCTTTCTGGCACCCTGCACAGTTCCTCTTGTTCCTGGCCTTTCCTCCTTCTTGTCCTCAGCAGATGGTCTTCATATTTCTGCCCTGTCCTTCAAGACTTTTCCATACACATGCAACCCATTGTGGTCTTGCCTGTTCTCATGGCTTCACCTGCCTGAACAAAGCTCCACTCTGTGTGGTAGCTCTGGCCCCTCTGCCAGGGCCCACACCACCTCCAGCCTGGACTCCCATCCAAGTCTTCCAAACTCACCCTCTCCAAATTGGGACCCCTCTTACTCCCACCTAAAAGCCTTCTCAGCCTCTCACCATCTGATCTGTCTTTGTGAATGTAACCATAGTCTCCAAGCTAAGAGCTCCAGCCTAATCAGCCCCACTGCTCCGTTTCTTCTGCCTCCTGTCCTTTATGTCCATGCTCATCACTGAGGAATGGGAAAGAAGGAGCCATGTGAAGATGTCATACAACAAGACCTTGTACCCTAGAGGACTCTGTACCTGGCTAGGTGCGGAGGGGTGGGGGACAGAGAGGAGGCCAAGGTCACCACAGGACAAGGACAGCAGCCTCCAGGCTTCTCAGCCCACCCTGCCTTGCTCACAGGGTGAGCTTTGGTGCTGCTTTGATCATGAGACCCTCTATTCAAAACTTTGAATGACTCCCCAGTGCCAAAGGTACAAGTCCAAGCTCTTCAGTCTGAAATTAGAAGGGTTTTGTAACCTAGCCCAAACCTACTTTTCTGGCTGGAGCGCACCCCATGCCCTCAAAAGACTTGTATGCTTTTTGTCCACTCTGCTTTTCAGTTTGCTCCTAAAGGATCCCACCCCAGGCCTCTCACACATTTCCTTGATTTCCTCTGCCCTCCATGTTCTCAGCACCCCTTGCAGATCTCAGAGCCCAGAGACTTGATCAGAATGTTTATCACATTCATTTTCACGTAGACGCTGTCTTTGTTTCTCAGACTGTCCCGAAGGGCAGGGGCGTTTCTCTAgtgcccagcccagagcccagcATATGCCAGGCCCTCTGCTCATGAGCAGGAAGAACCTCAGAAAAGGATGATGTCCTGGGCTCTTACCTGTCTGAGGACACCCTGCAGTTCCTTGCTGGACCACATGTCAGACAGGAGAAGCCGGGCAGCTTCTGCGGCCTTGGGTGAGGCACTGGGCAGGTGAGAAGTGCATTTGTGAGATGAGATTCCAGGAGGTGTGAGAAGGAACAccctcttccctcccacccccactgccAGGGCCTGGACACAAGGGAGGCCTCAGGTGTGCAAAAGAGAGGAGCCCCATTGGGGTGTGGTGAGCCTGGTCACCCTACACAGTGGGCACAACCCCATGCCCCTGCCCACCTAGAGCACCCCAGGACTCTCCTCAGGGGCCATGAGGTGGCAGTGCtcttccactccagtccccagCCTTGTCCAGGGAAGAGGGAGCCCCACAGAGCAGGATAAAGTCCCTATTCAGCTGGACCTGCTGCCCCATGCCTCCTGCTGGCCCTCTGAGGACTTTGTGCCCCCGAGTTCCCCAGCCAGGAAGTGTGTTGCCTCTTCCCTCCGTGCAGCCCTGGGGCCTGGATGCTGGACCCTTCTCTCCACGCGCTCTCGGCTTCTGGAACTTCTCCTCCATTCAAGCCTCCCCCGTCCCTGGCTCCCCCTGCCCTGGGTGCTTCCCCTGCTCCATGGAGAGCTGCGGGACCGCTTCCTGCTGTGCAGGGTGAGGAGGGGCTCTGATTGGGGTGCAGCCCGTGGGAGCACCCCCCCGCCCACCTGCTGCGGCACAGGTTGATGATGTTGTTGAGCATGCTGCTGGAGAAGTACTGCTTGGCCAGCTGTGGCTGAGAGGCCATCAGGTTCCTCACGGTGTAGCAGGCCGAGGACAAGATGTCTTCGGAGTTGCTGGTATTGCCAGTGTGGCTGGTGAGGAGCCTGGTCACCTCTGGGAACACCTGGTTCCCTGGGAGAGGAAGGAGTTGGGGCACAGGGTCAGGATGACTGGGGAAGGAAGGGCTGAGAGGTTCCATCTGGGGCCACACTCTTGGATAGCCTTCTGCCAGGCTCCGAGCCAGGTGGCCCTCAGGGCTTCCTGGCAGCTCCAACTCAGGGCTCAGAGACCCAGATAGGACTTTTGCAGATCTGCTCCCAGCCCTCAGGTGACAGGCTCCCCCCTCCTGTCTCCACACCTGTCTTTGGCCAGCTTCCTTTCCTGGAATGCTCATCCCAGGGAATGGCTTAAAGGATGACCTTCAAGCAGGCTTGAATTGTAGGGAGCCTGCCATGTCTCAGCtagagggggaggagagagagggaccTTACCCATCACTCTGTGCAGCAGAGGGTGGCGGGACATGTTGCTCAGGAGGGAGGCTCCGGACCGCACCACATCAGAGTTGCCAGATTGCAGGAGGCGGGCAATTTGTGGCAGGCCCTTTTCCTTCAGCCCAATCAACTGGCTCATGCCACTGGACATCTAAGAGAGAAGGAGTAGATGACGAGCTAGCCTGTGTCTTCCCAGGCACCATGGCAGGCAGAAAGGGGCAAGGAGCCCCAAGGGCAGACATCCCAGAACCCTTTCTCTTTCACATTGGAAGCACTAGCTCACATGTGGGCAACTACAGAAACCTAGGCTAACATGCATCTCCCCTTTCCCAGCCTTAATCTCGTCTCCTGGATCAGCCTGCAGCCCAGACGGGTGGAGAGAGGGAAGTCTCATTTCCCCTACTCATAGTGACCCAGAGTCAGCTTCTAGAGTAACCCAAGTGTCCAATTCCGCTCTCTCACCCCACTGTCTCAGCGCTGCCCCCATTACATCTCCCCACACTATCTGCCCATGTGAAACTATATGGTCAAGGGTATTTGTCAATTAAACATCTGGCCATCTTCTTCCAATTTTCCTACCTCTTTAGAATCCAACACATATGTGTTGAGGGCTTGCCTGAGAAAAGAGGGCTAAGAAAGGGTCTGGGCCCACATGGAGAGAGAACTGGGGTCCCCTAGAGGTAGGCCAGTTCGCCCAGGCCTCTAAGCAACATAGCCATCCTGGGTGTAACAAGTCTAGGTAGGTTTGGCGTTCTCAGAACTGCCCAGCCTCACTCCTCACAGCCAGGGAAGTTCTCTGCCCTCGGTCTACTCTAGTGCTGCTGCTGCTCGGTTCCCTTGCCCTAAGTAAAGCTGAAGAACAGTTGGCCGCCTGGCCCATGTCAACTCTTCTTGATTGCAACGGGTTTCCTCTGGCTCTGCCCCATACCACTGTGCCCTCCAAGCTACATACATTTGGCCTCAACGTCTGCACAGATTCTGTCACATCTTCTCTGGACCTGCTTGGACCCCAAACCCTCTTTTTCCACCTTTGTCAATTCAACAAATGGGAAACTCCTTTTGCCAAACACCTTCTCCACCCCATTCTCTGACCTCAAGCAGAGCCCAGGAGGCCAGCCGGAGACCGGGAACCATGTGGCCAAGGGGATTGTGTGGGCATGGACAGAATCCAGCATCAGTGGGCCCACCCACTCTGCACCCCCCAGCAGCTCCTAAAGGGCAGGGGTGTTTCCCCAGTGCCCAGCCCGGAGCCCAGcatatgccaggcactctgctcATGGGAGGCTTTGAAGTCAGAGGACAGGTTGGGGGGAAAAGGAGGGAGCAGAGCCTGGATGGTGGCTGGAGGATGGGGCTATTGCAGTAGAAAAGGTACAGTCCCACTCACCAGCCCCTTGCTGGCCGTCAGGTTCTGCAGGGCACCCGCACAGGCCTCCAGGGTGGCATCTTTCTTGCTCTTGCCCATGAGGTTAAGGTAGGTGCGGATGGCATCAGAATGGTACAACCAGCCACTGCCCTTGGGGTTGGTCTCTTCCTCAGGCAGGGGGCAGTCGTAGTTGTTGTTCTGAGGATAAAGAGCCGTTCAGGGGGTCAGTGGGGAGCCTCGTGAGAGGACACAACCCAGGCAttctgtccccatccccctaGTCTGAGGGTCGTGGTTCCAGATAGGGCGAGCTGAGGAAGTGCCTGAGGAAGCAGGGAGCCTAGGACAGCCCCGCTGCACCCCTTTCCTCTATGCACTGCAGCAGCTCCATGGGATGCAGAAATGGGCCATGGTCCCCCAGACTGTCCCAGGATGTGGGTGAAGAGAGCATCCTGGCATCTTGGGAGCTGTGTTCCAGGGCAGCCTTTGCCCAAACCTTCCAGATATGTGGGGCTGCTTTGGGCTCTCCCATCATGATGCTTCCTCCTCTTCCAGACTCAGACAGTAGGTTTGACCCACCCTGGGCCAACGAGGGTAGTCCGAGACCTGGATTCCACAGCTGGTCCCAGTGAAGGAGGCCTGACAACCCATCCCTGgtaggcttctgcttctggggaaatcTGGGAGGGCTCAGGAGATGGTGGGAACCAAGGCCAGAAAGGGTGAGAGTTCTGGCTTTCCTCAGATCCTCAAGGGGAAGGGAGAAGATGAGGGAGACTTGACTCGTTATACAGGAAGAAAGATCAAGGCCTGCAAACAGAGGGCTGGAGTTTTTGACCTCTAAGGTGGTCTGAGCCCCTACAGTTCCAAGAACAGATTCCCTCTTGTGCAAGATGAATGGCCTCTACCCAGCTCCCGGAGTGCACCCTGAGCCCCAGGCCAAGGTGTCAGCATGGGCCTGTCCCTTAGGGCTGGCTTCAGGCTCAAGGAGGGCCCAGAGGAAAGGGCAGATGAGGCAGTGGCTCCTGGTGGGGTGCTTGATGGGGCAGGCCCCAGCCCTGCTGATGCTGTACTCACCATCATCTTGTCGCTCTTGTTGCTGAAGCAGCCAGTGGAGGACTTCTCGGTGTAGGCGTTGCGGGTGTTATACTCCAGCTGGCGGTAGCGGGTGGGCACCTCGGCATCCAGGCGGTAGGAGAGGTTGTGCAGAACACACATGCAGTTTTCCACAGACTGGGGACCAAGGAGAGGCATGGGCCTGAGCCTCTGCCCAGCCCGACAGGCTCCTGGCCTACCACCTACCCTAGCTAATAAGAGAGCAGAGGCACCTGGGCTGCATCGGGAAAGATGAGcgcaggcaccaccacactctCAGCCTGGGAAGTCTTCCAGGGCCACCTCTGGGACCTGAGTTTGAATCGGTCATTTCCTGGCTGCATGAACTTGACTGGCctcacttctctgggcctcagctatctcaactgtaaaatgggactacAATTGTCCACTTCACTAGGCTACTTGGAAGATGATACAGAGAAAGCACTTATCACAGGGCCTAGTGTGTGGTAGGACTGCTATGGACAACATGCCAATGGGCAGACTGGGATATTGAagaatgtgtctttttttcccaGAACAAACTCCTCCAGAAGAAGCCCCATGCCTGTAGATTCCAAAGCCATCTAGTGCCCCCATCATTCCTTCTTCCTGTGGCCAGTCCTTAGCTGTCAATGTCAGCGGTGCTAAGTCCACACAAAACACAGCAACACCTGGAGCCCAGGGCTTCATCTTGGCAGCTGGGCCCAGATCTTTGTCAATCTCCTTTGGCAAACCTTCAGGACTAGGGTCTGGGGGCAGCAGATTTACGCTCCTAATGATGTTTGGCCCTTGCTGGGGTCTAAGGGAATCTGACTTCCAGGGCTTGGGGTTACACAGGTGTTGGGGATATTGCTCCCAGAGCAGAAAAGCATCTTGCCCTTTGGAAGCAGGCTGAGCAGCCCAGCGACAAGGCTCTCCTCTGCGACCCTGCTGCTGCTTCCAGTGGAGGGAGCAGGAGATAAAATCCCTCCTCACAGCAACTGCGCTGAGAACCCAGGTGCTGTGATGTCAGCCAGTTCCCTGGCGATCTGGAGCCTGCTGGACCTCACTATCTCCTGAGTCACTGTCCTGCCATGGTGGGAACATCTCAGCCTTCTGTTTATCTGCCCTCCacgactttttttctttctgtttgtctgtgctGTGTGTCCAGAAGTCCAGAGAGGGCAGCAAGGTGACTCTGCCAATGGCTTTTCTGGGAGGCAATGGGAAGATAGCAGTGGCAGAAGAAGCCTCATCTCACGGGGGACACTAAGCCCTGGGGGCACCAGTATGGATTCCTCTGGGctgtggggcagggcttgggaccacAGGACAGGCCTCGGCACCACCAATGAAGCACAGCCGGCAGATGCTCGCTGGGAGcttcctctgtgccaggccctctTCGTGTTTTGCTTATTAACTAATCAAGCCTTTCAGACAACCCTTGAGGTTGATATGATTATGACCATTTCCATTAGAGTGAAGAGTGAACCGGGGAACAGAGAGATTAGGGAAGCAGCTGCATCTACTCTGCTTCTAAGTGAGGGAGAGAGGATTTGCATGGGCACGCTGTCCCCAGAGCCCACCCCTGTAGCCACCACTGGGCCCTGCATCCAGATGCCTCTTCTACCACCCCTGACTCTGTGCTCCTGTCTTGTCACTTGGCCAGGCCTCAAAGGTGCCCAGAAAATGTagggggctgggcctgggggtCGGGGTGCCACCAGGGGATGCACTCACCTTGTCGTCACAGCGGCTGGCCGCTACACAGTTCTGGACATAGGCTATGAGGGAATCGATGAGCCCTGAGTAGTTACGCATGGTCTGGCGGCCTGCATCAGCTGAGCTTAGGTTCCTGGGGGAGAGAACAGAGGGTGGGAGAGGGCAGAGAAAGGGGGAAGAGAGAACGGGGAAGGTGGGGACAAGAGAGTGTGGtgggggacaggcaggagagagaaCAGGCAGGAGAGGGGAGGGCAGAGAGGAGACGACGGGGTGGAGATTGGAAGTTGtggtagaaggaaggaaggaaaagaggaaagggaggaaaggaatgaagagaggaaaagatgaaaaaggaaggaaagagaaaccaTTTAGCCAATTCCGCCTGGCCCTGGCTGAGGCTGAAATGAAGTCTCATTTGCACTCAGTTCTTCTCCTCCTTCACTCTGCCCAGTAACTTTATAACTGGCAATGGCTCCATGTGGCAATGGTCCCTCTGCAGCTGCAACCCAAGGCTCACACCCTGCTACTAGTGGCCCTTTGTGGAACAAGAGCCAGAAGCTCCAGCATGCCCAGTCTCTTTCTGTGGGGCAGGAAGAAGCCCTGTTGATGCTGGATTAGAAGTGGAGCTGGGGGTGGCCGGGCTGGGCACCAGAAGCTCCCTCTCCATCCAAGCTGTGTTCTGCCCCTAGCAGTAGGCTCACTCCCAAGCAATCTGGGCTCATCCCCAAGCAATATGGGTTCATCAGCCTGGTGCAGGTGGGGTGTGGCTGCTGTTGCTACCAGTAGCACATCAACTCCATAAAACTCTTAATTACCCTCACTTTTCATCTCCCCAGCCTCTCTGCTTCCTGGAGGCTGCTACCGGAGGCTGGCAGGGAGAAACACAAGTTGAGACACAGAGGCACATGCCAGCTGCACCCACCACTCTGGGGGGATTCTCAGGAGTTGGGAAAGACAAACCCCATTAAAGCAAGACAAACCCCATTAAAGACCCTAAAAGGGATCCTGCTCCAGGGTTCCAAGCCTTGTACCAGCCGCCCCTCCACACCCACCCCTTTCGCCAGCTTGTAAACCTCTGCTTCTAGAACAAGCCCTCCTACTAGCCCCACAGGGGCTTTGCCACACCCTGGTATGGAACTTAGGCAACTTTGGGCAAAGCAGTGCCATCTTCATGCCAATGAACATGGCAAACGGTTTTAACACCACAGCTGGGAAGTGACTCATTAGCAACCCATCGGTAGACTTTTGTCTAAAAGAACACTCTTCAAGATAGCACAAGAAATGCATTTTTTCATGGGGTGGAGGAGGgaaatggttgaaccagtttggATATTcagatccaggcatttccatgctCAGATTCCTGACTAATGTCCGCTGCATTCTCTCAAAGGGGATGGTAGGGTCCTGGGCCTTATCCAGATCCAGGGAAGTTAGGAAGGCCTGAGTCCCTGTGTCTTGGAGCCTGCCCACAAAAGCGAGTGCCGAGTTGTCTGTTATGTTCTATGCACTGGCTGGATGTTGGCTGAGATGGGGATGCCTGGGGAAGGGCCCAAGGCTGGGACAAAAAGACCCCATGTGTCCTCTTCTCTCACCTCAAGCAGCCTGTGGCATTGAAGAAGACCTCAGGGTCCACCACTTCCCGGGACATGTTGCTATTGCCATCGCACCAGCCAGAGAAGGGAATGATGACGCGGTCGGCCAGAACAGGCAGGGCATCAGCAATGAGCTCCTCCTTCAGCTCGTCAGTGGAAGACAGGTTCCAGAGCAGCCCTGGGGGTCAGAGACCATCAACCCAATTTGTGCCAGGCTCAGGATGCCCTAGGGACTGAGGTAACAGCCCCAGCCTGGACTCTAGCAAATGGGCCCTACTGAAATGTCACCTTCCAGGTAGCCCTGGTCTATAGAACCTATTGTCTGTCTGTGTCATGAGGCTATTTCTCAATGCCCCAACCAGACTGAAGGTTCCTTGAGGGGAGGGAATGTCTCAGAGTTCTCTGTCTAGGCCAAAATTACGCATGTGGAAAGTGATCAAAAAACGTTTGATTgatcagtggtttttagtatacatTTTAGCACTTGAAATCTTCTAACGCTGTCTCTTTTCCATCTAAAAGTTATGCCAGAAATACTTATTAGTTGTTACTCTGTACATGGTCTGATCTTCCCAGTCCAATTCTAGGTCTTCACAGTGACCTCTTCCTCTTGTGCCCCCCACCTTGAGTGCCTACCATATTTCTTGAACACAGGGTAGGTGCTTAAGACCTGTTAACCCCTTCTCCCCTCAGTCTTACTCTCTTTCCATCACCTGGGAATCCCAGGGCTTGTGGAATATGGATCTTGCCTGGACATCAGCCTTCCTCCTTTTGCTCTTTAACCTCAAAAAGATGGTGACcccttgtgtgtgtgcacaccacCCAAGGTCACCCTCTGGACACCCCTAATTGGGCCAAGGCCAGTGTCACTAATCTCACAGGATATTAGCCCCGGGCCAAATCTGCACAGCTGTGTCTTGGCCCAGCCTGGAGAGACAGgcttgcaccccagcctggggccaTAGCCGGTGGCCTTGCACAGCCCTCAGGCTGGCTCTCGGTGGCGTAGTGTCCTACCAGTCAGCTGCTTTTGGATCTCGGCGTTCCCGGTtctcctcaggaggctgactgCCTCGCGAATCCCATTCTGCCTCCGGGTCTCCAGCTTGTTGGTGGTGCTCCTGAACACCAGGTTGCGCAGGGCCCCTGCCGCAGCCTGCTGGACGTTCTGGTTGGGGCTGCGGAGGAGGTCCACCAGCTTGCAGATGCCTCCCAGCTGATAGACCTGCCAGGAAAGAGTTGCCACACTGCCTGGTCAAGGGAGATGAGGCTGATCTAGTTATTCTCTActcaaagctgattttttttttttcagaccaaAAAATCTATCAGTTCGGAAATATTCAAGTCaaccaaaataaataagcagTGTGAGGTCATGATAACTGACCCAGACCCGGAGGTGAAAGACCTGGATTCAGATCCTAGCTCCCATATCCTAGCTCCCATATCCTAGCTGGGAGACCCTCAGCTAGGGTCCCTCCTCTTTCCTGAGTCCTGCTTTCTTCCTCTGGAGAATGATGGTGAGGACCTGATAAGAAAGTGGATGTAAATACATTTCAAAACCCTAAAGCAGAACACAGACATAGAAATGGATACAAACTTATCCGGGACTCTGGAAAACACATTTCTGACACTACATCCTTGGGCTGAACTGAAGAGCCCTGTAGTGTCcttcctgccagcaaagatttgGAGGCATCAACAGGCCTGTTTTCTACCGTAAGATGcctggagagagaaggggagtggGAGAGAGGAAGCAGGTGGGAGGGCAGGAGTTGAGAGGTGAGGAGCAGTCATGTTCTTTAGTGGGATTTGAGAAAGGGGGTTTCTGTTGAACCCGTGGCTGGCATTGAAGTGTCTCTTCCATGACCAATGGAGGAATTGTACCTGCCTAATGTGCACTTAAACAGAGGGCTTTGCTCTGCAGAAAGTTAAGATGCCCAGCTCTAACCTTGGGCAATGTGAAGGCCCCTGGCAGCTGGGCAAGGCAAGAGAAGCCAACTGCAGATGCCCCCACCCATCTCTAAAAGTGGAGTCAGGCTGACACACCCAGGCCCTGCACAGGCCCACCAAGGAGGAAGGTATGCAGCCAGCTACCTGTTGCTTGGCAGATTCATCCTGGAAGCAGGTATGCTGGATGTAATAGGCCCCAATGGCCTGGTACTT
This portion of the Pongo abelii isolate AG06213 chromosome 1, NHGRI_mPonAbe1-v2.0_pri, whole genome shotgun sequence genome encodes:
- the PKP1 gene encoding plakophilin-1 yields the protein MNHSPLKTALAYECFQDQDNSTLALPSDQKMKTGTSGRQRVQEQVMMTVKRQKSKSSQSSTLSHSNRGSMYDGLADNYNYGTTSRSSYYSKFQAGNGSWGYPIYNGTLKREPDNRRFSSYSQMENWSRHYPRGSCNTTGAGSDICFMQKIKASRSEPDLYCDPRGTLRKGTLGSKGQKTTQNRYSFYSTCSGQKAIKKCPVRPPSCSSKQDPVYIPPISCNKDLSFGHSRASSKICSEDIECSGLTIPKAVQYLSSQDEKYQAIGAYYIQHTCFQDESAKQQVYQLGGICKLVDLLRSPNQNVQQAAAGALRNLVFRSTTNKLETRRQNGIREAVSLLRRTGNAEIQKQLTGLLWNLSSTDELKEELIADALPVLADRVIIPFSGWCDGNSNMSREVVDPEVFFNATGCLRNLSSADAGRQTMRNYSGLIDSLIAYVQNCVAASRCDDKSVENCMCVLHNLSYRLDAEVPTRYRQLEYNTRNAYTEKSSTGCFSNKSDKMMNNNYDCPLPEEETNPKGSGWLYHSDAIRTYLNLMGKSKKDATLEACAGALQNLTASKGLMSSGMSQLIGLKEKGLPQIARLLQSGNSDVVRSGASLLSNMSRHPLLHRVMGNQVFPEVTRLLTSHTGNTSNSEDILSSACYTVRNLMASQPQLAKQYFSSSMLNNIINLCRSSASPKAAEAARLLLSDMWSSKELQGVLRQQGFDRNMLGTLAGANSLRNFTSRF